A stretch of Lathyrus oleraceus cultivar Zhongwan6 chromosome 6, CAAS_Psat_ZW6_1.0, whole genome shotgun sequence DNA encodes these proteins:
- the LOC127097991 gene encoding elongation factor 1-alpha, giving the protein MGKEKVHINIVVIGHVDSGKSTTTGHLIYKLGGIDKRVIERFEKEAAEMNKRSFKYAWVLDKLKAERERGITIDIALWKFETTKYYCTVIDAPGHRDFIKNMITGTSQADCAVLIIDSTTGGFEAGISKDGQTREHALLAFTLGVKQMICCCNKMDATTPKYSKARYDEIVKEVSSYLKKVGYNPEKVPFVPISGFEGDNMIERSTNLDWYKGPTLLEALDNINEPKRPSDKPLRLPLQDVYKIGGIGTVPVGRVETGVIKPGMVVTFAPTGLQTEVKSVEMHHEALTEALPGDNVGFNVKNVAVKDLKRGFVASNSKDDPAKEAANFTSQVIIMNHPGQIGNGYAPVLDCHTSHIAVKFAELLTKIDRRSGKEIEKEPKFLKNGDAGIIKMVPTKPMVVETFSEYPPLGRFAVRDMRQTVAVGVIKAVEKKEPSGGPKPTKSALKKK; this is encoded by the exons ATGGGAAAAGAGAAAGTTCAcattaacattgttgtcattgGCCATGTTGACTCTGGCAAGTCGACCACCACTGGTCACTTGATCTACAAGCTTGGAGGTATAGACAAGCGTGTGATTGAGAGGTTTGAGAAAGAAGCTGCTGAGATGAACAAGCGTTCATTCAAGTATGCCTGGGTGCTTGACAAGCTCAAGGCCGAGCGTGAAAGAGGTATCACAATTGATATTGCTTTGTGGAAGTTTGAGACAACCAAGTACTACTGCACTGTCATTGATGCCCCCGGCCACAGGGATTTCATTAAGAACATGATTACTGGTACCTCCCAGGCTGACTGTGCTGTTCTTATCATTGATTCCACTACTGGTGGTTTTGAAGCTGGAATTTCCAAGGATGGACAGACCCGGGAGCATGCTCTACTTGCTTTCACTCTTGGTGTGAAGCAAATGATCTGTTGCTGTAACAAG ATGGATGCAACTACACCCAAATACTCAAAGGCTAGGTATGATGAAATCGTGAAGGAAGTTTCATCCTATTTGAAGAAGGTTGGCTATAATCCTGAAAAAGTCCCATTTGTTCCCATTTCTGGTTTTGAGGGAGATAACATGATTGAGCGCTCTACAAATCTTGACTGGTACAAGGGTCCTACCCTTCTTGAGGCCCTTGACAATATCAACGAGCCTAAGAGGCCATCAGACAAGCCCCTCCGATTACCCCTTCAGGATGTCTACAAGATTGGAGGAATTGGAACTGTGCCTGTGGGACGTGTTGAGACTGGTGTCATCAAACCTGGAATGGTTGTCACTTTTGCTCCAACCGGTCTGCAAACTGAGGTCAAGTCTGTGGAGATGCACCATGAAGCTCTCACTGAGGCCCTTCCCGGTGACAATGTTGGGTTCAATGTTAAGAATGTTGCTGTTAAGGATCTCAAGCGTGGTTTTGTTGCCTCAAACTCCAAGGATGACCCAGCCAAGGAGGCTGCTAACTTTACATCTCAAGTTATCATCATGAATCACCCTGGTCAGATTGGAAATGGCTATGCCCCTGTTCTTGACTGCCATACCTCCCATATTGCTGTAAAGTTTGCTGAGCTTCTTACCAAGATTGACAGACGTTCCGGTAAAGAGATTGAAAAGGAACCCAAATTCCTGAAGAATGGTGATGCAGGTATTATTAAGATGGTTCCCACCAAGCCCATGGTGGTTGAGACTTTCTCTGAATATCCTCCACTTGGTCGTTTTGCTGTGAGGGACATGCGTCAAACTGTGGCTGTTGGAGTCATCAAGGCTGTGGAGAAGAAGGAACCCTCTGGAGGACCTAAGCCCACTAAGTCAGCATTGAAGAAGAAGTGA